Below is a genomic region from Capricornis sumatraensis isolate serow.1 chromosome 17, serow.2, whole genome shotgun sequence.
AAATGACAAGCATCAGAGAGCCACTAGCAGCGCCACTCAAGAACCCTTCTGGCTTCCCTCCAGCCTCAAACACCCCACAGGCGCCCTCACCCCATTCCTCCATCTGGAAGGCCCGTTGCATCTGGCTCCTGCCCCTCTAAGCCCACGTGATGGCACCCTCCCACCTGATGATCACAGGAGTCACTTCTGCCTCCCTCGCTGTAGGCGGGCTTTCCATTAGCGGAGTCAAACCGGTCCAGGGTCCCCAGGATCCCCACGGCCTGCAGTGCCCGGCACCGGGCACTCAGTAAACATTGATGAATGAGTGAACGAACAAGAAAACAAGCTCTGGATAAACCAGCTCCTTTCTGGGctacttcctttttaaatttttttttttttcaaaaggaattttttttggctgcactgtgcagcatctgggatcgtagttccctgaccagcgattgaGCCCAGGCCTTTGGCTATGAGAGCACGGTGTCCGAACCACTGGGAATTCATCCCCATCCTATTTGTTTTAAGTGTTGAGACACAGGGATGGAGGTTGCTGAAGACATGCTCCCTCTCTAGCTCCTGAAGTGCCCCCTCCAGGTAAGCAGATTCTGCCCTCACGGCTGAACACAAGATGCTCTCGGCCAGCTCTGGGATTCAGTCGCCGTGGCAGCACCTGACCCCCACGTCACAGCCATGTCTGTGTAAATTCTTTGTGGTCAGAGCTTCGGAAAACCTCTGTGCTTGGGACAGAGCAGTCTTTGCTGCCTGCAAGCAAACCACGCGAGGCAGTGCTGAGGGTTAGGCAGTCGGCTCTGGGTGGTTAGAAAGGCCAGGGTCAGCGTTCATATCCACAAACCAAGGTGAGGGACATGAAGGTGCCAGGAAGGCACTGGGAGTCTCCGTCATGACAGTTGTGCCCAGTGAAACCTGGCACAGGGTCCCCCTGCCGCCGTTGGCTGTGCCCTCCACAGCCTGCCATGGGCGGTGGGAAGATGGCCCTGGGAAGCCAGGACCCCGAGGGCTCTAGAGGTCCCTTCAAGTGGGAGGCTGCACAGAGGGTGACCTGTGCAACTGGGGTGATGGGAAAGCCTACCACATCCGGGATGTGGGAATGCTCTTGGACATGAGATGCTGTGTGACTTTTCTCCTGATGGCCCCAGGCTGCCCCCTTGGTATGGTGaggcagtttttgtttttttttttaattttcttgccaAATGATTGAAACACTCCTTTGGACCAGAGTGCCTTGCAGCGTTGGCTTGTGACattcagtttctttccttcttaaagatttttgatgtggactatgtcttttagtctttattgaatttgttacaacatagcttctgctttatgttttggttttctagccctgaggcatgtgggacttTTAactccccgatcagggattgaactcacaccccctgcattggaaggtgaagtctaaccactggactgccaaggaagtacTGGCATTCAGTTAGTTTGCTTTGCATGGCTGCAGAGACCTTGCTCAGACTCTGTGCTCCATCGTTCCTGGTAGATGGGGGACTGGGTCCACAGAAGGAGGCCTGGGGTCTATAGGACCTCACCTGGCTCACCGGAAGACCCGCACCTTCCCAAGCATCATTATGTCCTTGCCTAAAACAGGCTTTGGGAAATCAAGAAACCTCTTATTAACCAGGGAAGACGAGAGCACAGAGTTTGAGAGTGCGGAAGGGACCAGAGGCGGGCTTCTTGCTAGCAAAGCACCTAGAGGGTGGGGCTCAAGGAGGCTCCCAGTCCCTGGGAAGGGCCTGGGCGGCCAGGATGCTAGTGCTTGGCAGCAAGGACCCCTTTCACAGGGACGTCTGGCCACTCACTCCCAGGGACGTCACCCGAGTGGCCAGCAGGGATCCAGAGCCGGGGGTCGGGTCTTCAGAGGTACTGGGGGCCGCTGGCCTGGCCCAGccagagggcagggggcagggtgaAGGCTGGCAGGGCGGCATGCCCATCCAGCCAggtggatggcttcactgacaaCTAAGAGTCAACCCCAGAGCCCAGTCAGCTTGGCAGCTTCCTGCTGGGTGCAGTCCTTCCAGCAGAGCAGGCAGTGGTCCTGACTGTGGGCTGAGGGCCCCGGGAGAGCCAGCCATTGAGGAACAAAGCCTTCACTGGCCTGCTGCTGAGTCGCATTTGGGGAGCGGGAGGAGGAGGGCTGGCAGCCGACCTTCAGCTGTCCCCCTGGTGAGACGCAAAGATGGAGGAAAAGCCTGATGGTTCTCCTAAGGAGCAAGTCCGAGTCCAGGCTGGGCGCCCTGGGATGGCAGCTCCACTCTGCACCCCAGCACGCCCACTGCATCTCCCTTCAGCTCTGCTTGGGTCCTGGCCCCACTCAGAGCCAGAGAGAAACCAGGCTGAAGGTCGGCTGGATCAcagtgggtgggggcggggtgggggacgCGGGGAATTCCCGAGAGACTCGGCTCTGCGGAAGGCTGTGTGTGGCTCTTCCCCCGATGGCTGTCCCTGCCAGGGCTCACTCTCTATTTCTGATTTTCCCTCCAAAGGCAGTAGAGCCAACCCGGACAGCTGACGCTCTGTCAGAACAGagaccaccccccgccccagccccgctCCAGCCCTGCCCATCCCTCTCCCCAGCCGCCTCCAGCCGGCCCTGGGGCGCATCCCTGCTGAGCCCCTACTTGTggagaatggggcttccctgctctTCAGGCCTGAGCAGTGCTCTCTGCAGCTGGGGCTCAGGCACACCCCTCCAAACCAAGGTCAGGCGTGGATGTGCCCTAGGATGCGGGGACCTGGTCGGGAAGGACACAAGGGCAGCTTCTGCAGGCAGAACCTTCCCTCCTGGACACCGACTCATCCTCAGGGTTCTCTCTGTGAACAGGGGATGCGGTATCCACCAGGATCTTCCTGTGATCCACACACTGGGGGTCCCCTTCCTGCTGGGCCGCCGAGCCAGGCGGGCCCACAAGGAGCTGAGACAGcgaggtgaggtgaggtgggaGGCTCTCTGTGGTCCCCTCCAGCACCGCTCTGCCTGGAAGGGCAGGGACAGGGCAGGGTGCTGAGGGGTCGGAGAGCTCGGGCACAGGGGCGGCGGGGTCTTCACTGCAGTGGGGACTGTCTTGAGTCCTCGAGACCCTGAATCTTCTCCTCAGAGGCCTTGTCGGGCAGCAGCACCTCTACGGTGTAGCTGATCTTCTTGGCGTGTATCAGGCTGTAGGTGTTGTCGAAGCGCAGGACATctgcagagacagaggaggaagcaGGCAAAGCAAGCCCAGCATAGCTGCACACCCAGGTGCCCTTGGGAAGGGGCCGCCCAGGACCGTGGGTGGGGCGGGCGGGTCAGCCACGGCCTGGGTCCCAGCCCATGCCTCCCGACTATCTCCCTGGCTGATGCTTGTGCTAACCGCAGGAGTCACAGTAACCGCCAGCACGCGTCACGTCAGGGCTCACAGCTCCCTGAATCCTCAAAGTGGCCCCACGGAAGTATGATCATAGCCACGTTACGGATAAGGAAACGGGCTTACGGAGGTTGATAAGACCTTCTGATGATTCCAGAGCAAGGGAGGGGAGGGACTGGGATTCCCTTATCCTGATGTTCCAACCCAGAGGGGATCCCTACTTTCCCCATCAGTCACTTTCTCgtgtcttaaaaaaatttttttttaaaatatttttattttacttatttggctgcaccaggtcttagcagTGGCATGGGAAGACTTTtctgcggcatgcaggatctagttcaccgatcagagatcgaatccaggtctcctgcactgggaacgcagtctcagccactggaccacctaggAGGTCCCTAAAATttctattacttaaaaaaaaaccacacttcTGGGTgctgctgtgcagcatgtgggatcctagtttgtCAACCAGGGGGACAACAAGATCCTATTTCCTGGCTGTGCGCTCAGATAGGCATGGCGGCCCTCTCATACCTGGCCATCGTTGGGAGGGGCCCGGAGCCCAGGCAGGTGGTGGgctgtgacccctgcattggaagtgcagagtcctaaccactggaccaccaggaagtccctcttATGTCTCTTTTAGAGGCATTTTGTTCACCGCCAAGGTCCAACATGAGTCTGGATCTGATGAGTCATCCGGGGTTCTGTCTGCACCCTTCTAATCCCTGCTTTGCACAGAAAAGTGAACTGAGCATGCCTGGCTCatacactcagttgtgtctgactctttgtgacgccatggactgtagcccgccaggctcctctgtccatgggatctcccaggcaagaatactggagtgggttgccatttcctcctccaagggatcctcccgacccagggatcaaacccatcccacgcctccttcattggcaggtggattctttaccactagcaccacctgggaagccctggttgaGCCcattctccttctccagggaccatcAACCTTGTGCTGTTCCCCGCAGAGGTGGGAGGTCAGCGATAGCCCTGGGCAACACCGCTTCTGCCAAAACCGACGAGCCCAAGAGGCCTAGGAATGGGGGACAGACACCTGGAAGGGCCATCTCCTCGGGTGGTCCACGCAGGTGGGCAGCCTGGGAGCCCTGATGCTGAGCCCATGGCTGTTTTCCAGCTGTCTCTCATTTAGCCTGTCGAGTGCGGTGAAGGGTCTTCCCAGGAGCTGAGTCCACGGGGCTGCCAACCCTGCGCTCCACCACACCTCTCCGCTCTTGTACCCACACCTGGGAGCCTCTCCTCAGATCCAACACCTGAAGCTGATGCCCCGGCGTCCAGGGTATCTAGGGGCTTGCACagacccccacacccaccccgaGAGCTGGAAATAGGAGCAAACAGAGGGGCCAGACCGGCAAGAGATGTCAGATCATTTCTCCGCCATGAGGAGGAAAGCGACCCCAGCGAACCCTGTAGCTCTTACAGACGCCGGCTTCCGTGCAGGTGAGGCTCCCGTCCTCTGGCACCATGTGGGCATTGTAGCGCTGGCTGGCCAGCACCTCCGTCATCTCTCTGGCCCGCTGCCGCTCCCCCATCTTAGTCTTCAGGAAAACCCCAAAGCCGATGTCCCCTCCATCTGACGCAAACTGCCACCTGCAGGGGACAGGGCCCCACTGACCGCCACCTGCCTGGGCTCCGGGCCCCTCCCAACCAcgcccaggtgtgtgtgtgttgggggcacCGTGCCCACCTGAGCACGCAGCCCGGGAACAGGATCTCGTTGTCCACCTGCAGGGAGGAGCCTCGGCCCACGGTCGCCTGGTGGTCGTACTGCACCCTCACGTGGTTGCGCAGGTAGTAATGCTGGGGCACGTCGCCCCCATAGTTGATCTGTGGGCGAGGGTGGTGAGCGGGCACCGCACCACGgccatctcccctccctccctgtcctctgGGCACCGGACCTTGGTCAGGCACTTGGGGTTGCCGTCGGGGTCAGTCATGGTCCCCCCAAACTCCACGGGCAGCTGGTCAGGGCTGATGAACTTAGGCAACTCTTGCTTCCAGTTGCCTGTGGGGACAAAAGTGGGGCTCTGTGGGGGGTGTCAGGGGCTCAACAGAGGGCAGTGGGGCCAAGCCCAGGGAGAGACCTGATGTATCCTACACGGCTCCCCTGGGCACCAACTCCTGAGAACACCCAGGAGCTCCGCATGGCCACCCAGGCCATCGTCTAGGGCCCGAAGCCTCGAATGAATGTGCAAAGTTCATTGAGGGTCGGGCCAAGGTCAGGGCCTGAGTAAAGAGGAGGAGCTACAGAGAAATGGAGCCTCTGGCATCAGCCTCTGCTTCCAGGCAGATGCAGAGGCGTCACAGCTGGGAGGCCGGGTCACTCACCTCCCATAATCACCATCTTCCTTCGGGTCTCCTCACCCATGAACGACTTGACCAAGTTGAAGGCCACGGGGAACAGCTTGGGGGCTGGAACACACAAACTCCCTTGAGAAGCTGGACCGGAGAGGACCTGGATACACAGGTCACAGCGAAAGGCATGGGTGGGACATGGGTTGGACAAACCCAGatgctgccatttcctgctgTGAGACCTTCAGCTACTCACTCACCCTCTCTGAGGCTTAGCACTCCTAACTGAAAAGTGGAGATCAGAAGAAACAGTAAATggttgcctcctcttcccctGTGGTAGGGCATCAGCAATGTTGATTCCCCAGGGGCGCCTCTTCCTTTCCACACTCTCAGCTTGCCCACGTTGCCTTGGCACCCTCTTGGGTGCAAGTAGGGGGCATCTGCACTCGACCTCATGTTCCAGCAGGATGACTCAAGCTTACTGGGTGCTTTCTAtgggccaggctctgtgctacACTTTCCCCACAGACTATCTCATGTAACCTCACAGCTGTCGTATAGGGAAGGTGCCActgtatccccattttacagaatgggaaaactgaggctcaatgaGGTGGCATTGATTTGCTCCATAGACTTGATGGGAAGCCAGATCATCTGGCCCTAGAACATGTGCAGCGAGCCCTTTGTCATGTAGCCGTTGCAGGCACGGACTCTTTCCACTCCATGGAGTCTCAGTCCATGGACTCTCTGATGCCAGTCCCCAACCAGGTCAGTAAAGAAAATTACAGTAAACATTTAGAGACATGGCGTATTTGACATTGCTGCAGCACACGAGAGCGTGATTTTGTATATTCCAAAAGAATCAGCGAAGGACTGCGCTGAACAAACAAAGACCCATTCTCCACCCAGGAGGGTTTGACAGTCCCAGGTCGGGGTGGCTTCCCCgctgtccccctcccccattcctcacccttcccaccccaggagGTCATCCCCATGGTGGGCTCACCTCGAACAACAATTAAATTCTTCATCGTCTCCGGATAATTTGCTTCCAGAATGGCAAAAAACTGTGGGGTCAAGAAGGGTCTGAGCGAGGCCAGCTTCCAACACCTCCAGCCCCCGGATTTCTGCGGCCCCTGATGCTGCTGAGACGCGAGCCCCCaagagccccctcccccaccccaggagccCATCCCGTCCTCCCAGGGAGCATGGCTGTCATCCTCAGCGGAGCTCTTGTTCAGACTCTTTCTCCTTGGAGGCTGGATCCCCAGGTCAGCTTCACTGGCTTCTGTCTGGGGCCCCTGGGAAGTGACCCCGCCTCCATGGACCGGAAGCTGGTGTGGGCAGTGTGGCTCCCTGTTGTCTTGGAGCCAATGGCCAACCTCACCTGCTGGTAAACCTCCACCGCTGGCTTCCAGAGGTGTCTCAGGCTCAGCCCTTCCATGTCAAAGACCATCACGGCGGTGTCGACCCTCCTGCCCAGCTGCACAGGGCAGAGTAGGTACTTGGGTCAGATGACGGCTCCAGCCAGGAGATCCTGGGCAGAGAGTGCCCCCGAGGATCCCTCCCTCCACtgacctgccccctcccccagctgcccACAGCATTTTCCAAACAGACAGGGCCCATCCAGGGTCTAAGGAGGTGCCACCTCTGAGCCTTAGCGTGGTGGCCCTCACACACTGTTCAACACTGTAGCCTGGAATGAGTTAACTGTAATTAAAGACATCATTTGTTCACTGGGCATCTTCACGTCCAGTAGTATCCTTGTCAGCCAGTGATGCAGCCCCACAGGTGAATCTAAGCCAGAACTGCTGCTGGGGGGCTGTGTggctttgaaagtgttagtcgctcagtcatgtctgactttgagcccagggactgcagcccgccagtctcctctgtccatggacttctccaggcaggaatactggagtgggttgccattctcccctccaggggatcttcccaatccagggatcgaacctggatctccctgcatttcaggcagattctttaccatctgagccaccaggccttGGGTAGATTTTTAACCCCTCTGACCCTTACTTTTTTCCTCTGTAAGATGGGGATAATTCCAGGCCCTGAGAGATCAGCTGTGAGGATTCAACGAACCCAGGGTCCGGTGCTTGGCCAGTGCCTGTTTAACAGATACTAACTAGTGCCACCGTCACCTTAACTGCTGGCTCCAAGTGGAAACGTCTGTGAAGTGGGAGACCCTGCTTTGAGCCTATAAGTGAGCCATCTACATGAGAACACACAGGCACGACACACAGCATTAGGTAATTCTCTCCTGCCTGCCACAAATCTCGGTGGAGGATCTGTTTTGTGCCCTGCTCTGTGCCAGATGCTGGGGATGCAGGCCCTGTCCTTGTGTGGAGTCCCATGGGGACACATATATATTAGCCATAATATCCCACAATGCCATAACAGCTTTAGACACTTAGACTCACAAAACCAACCCGGCCACACTTGGCATTAGATTCCCTCTGAAGGCTAGTgaccaggaagcacagagtcaggGGCCATGAGAAGCCCTGCAAAGGCGGGTGTGGTCCTTCTTGGCTTAGAAGCCCCGTGCCCCACATATTTTGGTAGTAACTCCCTAGAGGCACCAGGGATGTGCCTAGATTGAAGGGTCACCAGCTTTTGGGGATGCCCAAAGCAATGGGATTCACAGTTACACAATCAAGGGACATCTTTTCTGTAAGCAAAGCTGACCACACATTGTTCCCAGGGATCCGGGGGAACAGAGCTAGAGGATTCGTAGCACCAAGGTCAGCGTCTCACCTGAGGTCAGAGGGGAAGGGCTTTGGCCACCCTTGGTGTGCACTAGCAGAGAATGGTGCTCGTGTCAGACGCTCGTGCAAGTGTGACGGCAGGAGAAGCAGAGCCCAGTGTGCTGGAGGCCAGGGAGGAGCGGGTGCCTCCCTCGCGGGCCCTGGTGCCAGCCTTTAGACAGACGGGACCCGCCATGTGCCCTCTGCCTGCTCGCATACCTTCTGACTCTGCTGCTCACACTCGTGCAAAAGCAGCTCGCAGACCCTGATGCGCTTCCGGATCAGCTCCTGCTTGGAGGCTGATAGGAGGAGGCCCTTGGGGTCCATGGTCCCGATGATGTCGAACCACACGGGGCAGCCCTCGTAGTCGTAGCCGCACAGGCCGCCGGCGTCGTACCGCTGGACCACCTGGACACGGGGTGAGGTCCCGACTCGAAGCAGCCCGCCAGGCCAGGTCCCCACTCCCTCGGGCGGCTGGACGCGGTGGGTGAGTTGAGGGGGCGGCAGTAGCCTGGGGGACCCCACGTGGGCTCACCTCTGAGGGCTTCCACTCGAGGATGTTGTCCAGGTCCTGTTGTTTGCGGAACTCCACATGCTGCGGAGGCATGGCTGGACTTGCAGACTGCCTGCCCCAGAAGTCACAGGCCATGCCCCTCTGCCCACGGACACCAGGATCCCGCCAGAGCCACCCCAGGAGCCACCAACATAGGACTGGGGGTGGGAACGCCAGGACGAGGGCTGCGGGGGACCCGCGTCTGAGGCAGAAAGGGATGGAGGGTGAAGGACTGGGCAAGAGTCCCCGGCCTCTGTCGATAATCCCTGGGGATAATTCCGGGGGTGCAACGTGTAGGAGACAGGATGCTCGTGAGCACGGGGTCTCACCTTACGGAGCATGTCCTCTGATCTCTGCAGGTCAAAGTTCCGGGCTGCAAGAAGGAGTGGTaagaggaggctggaggcagaATGCAGCCTAAGCTATTCTCTGACAGCTCATAAAGAGATAAGCTCCAGGGGCAAGGAAGGTACACCGTCCTGATGCTCCAGGAATACACTGGGAgtcgaatttttttttttaaagcaaggatCTTTTATCCTCTCGAAGACTGTGGAAGGCCCCTGATTTCATTTtccaggacttaaaaaaaaagatttattgaagcatagttgatttataatgtcatattaatttctgctctacagcaaagtgatccagttatacatacatatatgttctttttcataatgGTTTCctataggatactgaatatagtatCTAGtagcaacggcaccccactccaggactcttgcctggaaa
It encodes:
- the LOC138094162 gene encoding SEC14-like protein 4, giving the protein MSGRVGDLSPQQQEALTRFRDNLQDLLPTLPKADDYFLLRWLRARNFDLQRSEDMLRKHVEFRKQQDLDNILEWKPSEVVQRYDAGGLCGYDYEGCPVWFDIIGTMDPKGLLLSASKQELIRKRIRVCELLLHECEQQSQKLGRRVDTAVMVFDMEGLSLRHLWKPAVEVYQQFFAILEANYPETMKNLIVVRAPKLFPVAFNLVKSFMGEETRRKMVIMGGNWKQELPKFISPDQLPVEFGGTMTDPDGNPKCLTKINYGGDVPQHYYLRNHVRVQYDHQATVGRGSSLQVDNEILFPGCVLRWQFASDGGDIGFGVFLKTKMGERQRAREMTEVLASQRYNAHMVPEDGSLTCTEAGVYVLRFDNTYSLIHAKKISYTVEVLLPDKASEEKIQGLEDSRQSPLQ